In Phycodurus eques isolate BA_2022a chromosome 23, UOR_Pequ_1.1, whole genome shotgun sequence, a genomic segment contains:
- the ccdc149a gene encoding coiled-coil domain-containing protein 149-A isoform X1, producing the protein MKRMQSSRSESDWQGLVSEFLVCKRKLESKKEALLILSKELDTCQQERDQYQLMANQLRERHQGLKNKYRDIIDGDPSLLPEKRNQVNPAQLLRDSKERARQLGEEVKELNQRLLEAQGDNKLLRMTITRQRLGDDEVGARHFAAHEREDLVRRLERAAHQMEEMEHNAKALADELHDVKAERGVYRDKAERLNVELNHVLGNRDSRIVDVDALCMENRYLHERFKQLQAEVNLLKSNIMKYKNALERRKNSSGYQKAHSTPIKGVLSAERVEEMLLEEHGCSLPATPQSISDLKSLATALLETVHEKNLVIQHQRHTNRILGNRVADLERKLKTLEVAGFWSLPGLTYRVSVGIGRTRDEATSNEGHPPGLYPMQAESRQPRLPAVLSHDTSFRESLWECHTASSDLGTDGAPQPAAAVQTNGIDGRGGDPATSAEEHGQSPVEEAGREAEEEDPAATVEEGEEAAVALDASPGRSRLSWQDRNSKDALGYRFELDLPNMCQGDIRFCHHVA; encoded by the exons ATGAAGAGAATGCAGTCTTCAAGGAGTGAGAGTGACTGGCAAGGACTGGTGAGCGAG TTCCTGGTGTGTAAGCGCAAGCTGGAGAGCAAAAAAGAGGCCCTGCTCATTCTGTCCAAGGAGCTGGACACGTGTCAGCAGGAACGAGACCAGTACCAGCTGATGGCCAACCAGCTCCGAGAGCGCCATCAAGGGCTTAAGAACAAGTACAGGGACATcatt gACGGCGACCCGTCTTTACTGCCGGAGAAACGCAATCAG GTGAACCCCGCCCAGCTGCTGCGAGACTCTAAGGAGCGCGCGAGGCAGCTCGGCGAGGAGGTCAAGGAGCTGAATCAGCGGCTTCTGGAGGCTCAGGGCGACAACAAG CTCCTGCGAATGACGATCACTCGACAAAGGCTGGGCGACGACGAGGTTGGCGCGCGCCACTTCGCCGCGCACGAACGTGAAGATCTGGTCCGACGGCTGGAGAGGGCCGCCCATCAG ATGGAAGAGATGGAGCACAACGCAAAGGCCCTGGCGGACGAGCTGCACGACGTGAAGGCGGAGCGCGGCGTGTACCGCGACAAGGCCGAGCGACTCAATGTGGAGCTCAACCACGTCCTGGGAAACCGGGACTCGCGCATCGTGGACGTGGATGCGCTCTGCATGGAAAACCG TTATTTGCACGAGCGGTTCAAACAGCTGCAAGCGGAGGTGAACCTGCTGAAATCCAACATCATGAAGTACAAG AATGCGCTGGAGAGGAGGAAAAACTCCAGTGGTTACCAGAAGGCACACAGCACTCCGATCAAGGGGGTCCTCTCTGCCGAGCGAG TGGAGGAGATGCTCCTGGAAGAGCACGGCTGCAGCCTCCCGGCCACGCCGCAGTCCATTTCGGACCTCAAGTCGCTGGCCACGGCGCTGCTGGAGACCGTCCACGAGAAGAATCTCGTCATCCAGCACCAGCGGCACACCAACAG AATCCTCGGGAACAGAGTTGCCGACTTGGAAAGGAAGCTGAAGACGTTGGAGGTTGCTGGTTTTTGGAGTCTTCCAG GTCTGACCTACCGCGTTTCCGTGGGAATTGGGA GAACTCGGGACGAGGCGACATCCAACGAGGGCCACCCGCCGGGGCTTTATCCGATGCAGGCGGAGTCTCGGCAGCCCCGTCTCCCCGCAG TGTTATCACACGACACAAGTTTCCGTGAATCACTGTGGGAGTGCCACACGGCTAGTAGCGACCTTGGCACAGATGGCGCGCCACAGCCGGCGGCGGCGGTGCAGACGAACGGGATTGACGGCAGAGGAGGAGACCCGGCGACCTCGGCGGAGGAACATGGACAGAGTCCCGTGGAGGAGGCGGGACGGGAGGCCGAAGAGGAAGACCCGGCGGCGACCGTGGAAGAGGGCGAGGAGGCGGCAGTAGCGCTGGACGCCTCGCCCGGCCGGTCGCGACTTTCCTGGCAGGACCGCAACTCAAAGGATGCACTGGGATACCGCTTTGAATTGGACTTGCCGAACATGTGCCAAGGGGACATCCGATTTTGTCATCACGTGGCGTGA
- the ccdc149a gene encoding coiled-coil domain-containing protein 149-A isoform X3 has product MKRMQSSRSESDWQGLVSEFLVCKRKLESKKEALLILSKELDTCQQERDQYQLMANQLRERHQGLKNKYRDIIDGDPSLLPEKRNQVNPAQLLRDSKERARQLGEEVKELNQRLLEAQGDNKLLRMTITRQRLGDDEVGARHFAAHEREDLVRRLERAAHQMEEMEHNAKALADELHDVKAERGVYRDKAERLNVELNHVLGNRDSRIVDVDALCMENRYLHERFKQLQAEVNLLKSNIMKYKNALERRKNSSGYQKAHSTPIKGVLSAERVEEMLLEEHGCSLPATPQSISDLKSLATALLETVHEKNLVIQHQRHTNRILGNRVADLERKLKTLEVAGFWSLPVLSHDTSFRESLWECHTASSDLGTDGAPQPAAAVQTNGIDGRGGDPATSAEEHGQSPVEEAGREAEEEDPAATVEEGEEAAVALDASPGRSRLSWQDRNSKDALGYRFELDLPNMCQGDIRFCHHVA; this is encoded by the exons ATGAAGAGAATGCAGTCTTCAAGGAGTGAGAGTGACTGGCAAGGACTGGTGAGCGAG TTCCTGGTGTGTAAGCGCAAGCTGGAGAGCAAAAAAGAGGCCCTGCTCATTCTGTCCAAGGAGCTGGACACGTGTCAGCAGGAACGAGACCAGTACCAGCTGATGGCCAACCAGCTCCGAGAGCGCCATCAAGGGCTTAAGAACAAGTACAGGGACATcatt gACGGCGACCCGTCTTTACTGCCGGAGAAACGCAATCAG GTGAACCCCGCCCAGCTGCTGCGAGACTCTAAGGAGCGCGCGAGGCAGCTCGGCGAGGAGGTCAAGGAGCTGAATCAGCGGCTTCTGGAGGCTCAGGGCGACAACAAG CTCCTGCGAATGACGATCACTCGACAAAGGCTGGGCGACGACGAGGTTGGCGCGCGCCACTTCGCCGCGCACGAACGTGAAGATCTGGTCCGACGGCTGGAGAGGGCCGCCCATCAG ATGGAAGAGATGGAGCACAACGCAAAGGCCCTGGCGGACGAGCTGCACGACGTGAAGGCGGAGCGCGGCGTGTACCGCGACAAGGCCGAGCGACTCAATGTGGAGCTCAACCACGTCCTGGGAAACCGGGACTCGCGCATCGTGGACGTGGATGCGCTCTGCATGGAAAACCG TTATTTGCACGAGCGGTTCAAACAGCTGCAAGCGGAGGTGAACCTGCTGAAATCCAACATCATGAAGTACAAG AATGCGCTGGAGAGGAGGAAAAACTCCAGTGGTTACCAGAAGGCACACAGCACTCCGATCAAGGGGGTCCTCTCTGCCGAGCGAG TGGAGGAGATGCTCCTGGAAGAGCACGGCTGCAGCCTCCCGGCCACGCCGCAGTCCATTTCGGACCTCAAGTCGCTGGCCACGGCGCTGCTGGAGACCGTCCACGAGAAGAATCTCGTCATCCAGCACCAGCGGCACACCAACAG AATCCTCGGGAACAGAGTTGCCGACTTGGAAAGGAAGCTGAAGACGTTGGAGGTTGCTGGTTTTTGGAGTCTTCCAG TGTTATCACACGACACAAGTTTCCGTGAATCACTGTGGGAGTGCCACACGGCTAGTAGCGACCTTGGCACAGATGGCGCGCCACAGCCGGCGGCGGCGGTGCAGACGAACGGGATTGACGGCAGAGGAGGAGACCCGGCGACCTCGGCGGAGGAACATGGACAGAGTCCCGTGGAGGAGGCGGGACGGGAGGCCGAAGAGGAAGACCCGGCGGCGACCGTGGAAGAGGGCGAGGAGGCGGCAGTAGCGCTGGACGCCTCGCCCGGCCGGTCGCGACTTTCCTGGCAGGACCGCAACTCAAAGGATGCACTGGGATACCGCTTTGAATTGGACTTGCCGAACATGTGCCAAGGGGACATCCGATTTTGTCATCACGTGGCGTGA
- the ccdc149a gene encoding coiled-coil domain-containing protein 149-A isoform X2: MKRMQSSRSESDWQGLVSEFLVCKRKLESKKEALLILSKELDTCQQERDQYQLMANQLRERHQGLKNKYRDIIDGDPSLLPEKRNQVNPAQLLRDSKERARQLGEEVKELNQRLLEAQGDNKLLRMTITRQRLGDDEVGARHFAAHEREDLVRRLERAAHQMEEMEHNAKALADELHDVKAERGVYRDKAERLNVELNHVLGNRDSRIVDVDALCMENRYLHERFKQLQAEVNLLKSNIMKYKNALERRKNSSGYQKAHSTPIKGVLSAERVEEMLLEEHGCSLPATPQSISDLKSLATALLETVHEKNLVIQHQRHTNRILGNRVADLERKLKTLEVAGFWSLPGTRDEATSNEGHPPGLYPMQAESRQPRLPAVLSHDTSFRESLWECHTASSDLGTDGAPQPAAAVQTNGIDGRGGDPATSAEEHGQSPVEEAGREAEEEDPAATVEEGEEAAVALDASPGRSRLSWQDRNSKDALGYRFELDLPNMCQGDIRFCHHVA; this comes from the exons ATGAAGAGAATGCAGTCTTCAAGGAGTGAGAGTGACTGGCAAGGACTGGTGAGCGAG TTCCTGGTGTGTAAGCGCAAGCTGGAGAGCAAAAAAGAGGCCCTGCTCATTCTGTCCAAGGAGCTGGACACGTGTCAGCAGGAACGAGACCAGTACCAGCTGATGGCCAACCAGCTCCGAGAGCGCCATCAAGGGCTTAAGAACAAGTACAGGGACATcatt gACGGCGACCCGTCTTTACTGCCGGAGAAACGCAATCAG GTGAACCCCGCCCAGCTGCTGCGAGACTCTAAGGAGCGCGCGAGGCAGCTCGGCGAGGAGGTCAAGGAGCTGAATCAGCGGCTTCTGGAGGCTCAGGGCGACAACAAG CTCCTGCGAATGACGATCACTCGACAAAGGCTGGGCGACGACGAGGTTGGCGCGCGCCACTTCGCCGCGCACGAACGTGAAGATCTGGTCCGACGGCTGGAGAGGGCCGCCCATCAG ATGGAAGAGATGGAGCACAACGCAAAGGCCCTGGCGGACGAGCTGCACGACGTGAAGGCGGAGCGCGGCGTGTACCGCGACAAGGCCGAGCGACTCAATGTGGAGCTCAACCACGTCCTGGGAAACCGGGACTCGCGCATCGTGGACGTGGATGCGCTCTGCATGGAAAACCG TTATTTGCACGAGCGGTTCAAACAGCTGCAAGCGGAGGTGAACCTGCTGAAATCCAACATCATGAAGTACAAG AATGCGCTGGAGAGGAGGAAAAACTCCAGTGGTTACCAGAAGGCACACAGCACTCCGATCAAGGGGGTCCTCTCTGCCGAGCGAG TGGAGGAGATGCTCCTGGAAGAGCACGGCTGCAGCCTCCCGGCCACGCCGCAGTCCATTTCGGACCTCAAGTCGCTGGCCACGGCGCTGCTGGAGACCGTCCACGAGAAGAATCTCGTCATCCAGCACCAGCGGCACACCAACAG AATCCTCGGGAACAGAGTTGCCGACTTGGAAAGGAAGCTGAAGACGTTGGAGGTTGCTGGTTTTTGGAGTCTTCCAG GAACTCGGGACGAGGCGACATCCAACGAGGGCCACCCGCCGGGGCTTTATCCGATGCAGGCGGAGTCTCGGCAGCCCCGTCTCCCCGCAG TGTTATCACACGACACAAGTTTCCGTGAATCACTGTGGGAGTGCCACACGGCTAGTAGCGACCTTGGCACAGATGGCGCGCCACAGCCGGCGGCGGCGGTGCAGACGAACGGGATTGACGGCAGAGGAGGAGACCCGGCGACCTCGGCGGAGGAACATGGACAGAGTCCCGTGGAGGAGGCGGGACGGGAGGCCGAAGAGGAAGACCCGGCGGCGACCGTGGAAGAGGGCGAGGAGGCGGCAGTAGCGCTGGACGCCTCGCCCGGCCGGTCGCGACTTTCCTGGCAGGACCGCAACTCAAAGGATGCACTGGGATACCGCTTTGAATTGGACTTGCCGAACATGTGCCAAGGGGACATCCGATTTTGTCATCACGTGGCGTGA